A window of the Plasmodium vivax chromosome 12, whole genome shotgun sequence genome harbors these coding sequences:
- a CDS encoding ER lumen protein retaining receptor 1, putative (encoded by transcript PVX_082460A) has protein sequence MKGVNDFMRKVNDVEKMKRYLSDHSASIKIYCFFLLIIFVFYHLFSDGDFSFLLTLSSVISMFSFLMVFLKIEMNKSCAGVSLKMMECYVVLNTARLLSIVPFEGYLPYDKSGDWLYQLVEAVSLFINCCIVYLCRYKYKNSYDSTNDIFNNLFLIIPAFVIAIFVHPSLNSFLPADVAWSFALYLESVCVLPQLSMFQKEGKVAAFTTHFLASQAFSKVLSFLFWIVSHRELNSSDNIIKSYVGVWVVIMQIVQLVLMGDFIYHYIRCLSKGVSFDNLLNENV, from the exons ATGAAGGGCGTAAACGACTTCATGCGAAAAGTGAACGACgtggagaaaatgaagaggtaCCTGTCAGACCACAGCGCGTCCATAAAAATCTACTGCTTCTTCCTGCTGatcatatttgtattttaccACTTGTTTTCCGATGGGGACTTTTCCTTCCTCCTAACCCTATCGTCCGTGATTAGCatgttttccttcctcatggtgtttttaaaaattgaaatgaaTAAATCGTGTGCAGGGGTGTCCCTCAAGATGATGGAATGCTACGTCGTCCTGAACACGGCCAGGCTACTCTCCATCGTACCCTTCGAAGGATACCTGCCTTATGACAAAAGTGGGGATTGGCTTTACCAACTGGTCGAAGCCGTTTCGCTGTTCATCAACTGCTGCATCGTGTACCTGTGCAGATATAAATACAAGAACAGCTACGACAGCACGAACGATATCTTTAACAACCTCTTTTTGATCATCCCCGCGTTTGTCATCGCCATCTTCGTGCACCCCTCGTTGAACTCCTTCCTCCCCGCGGAC GTCGCCTGGTCCTTTGCCCTGTACCTGGAGTCCGTGTGCGTGCTGCCGCAGCTGTCCATGTTTCAAAAGGAG GGCAAAGTGGCAGCTTTTACCACCCACTTCCTGGCCTCACAAGCCTTTTCAAAG GTTTTGTCTTTCCTATTTTGGATAGTGTCACATAGGGAGTTGAACTCCTCGGACAACATC atCAAATCCTACGTCGGCGTGTGGGTCGTAATCATGCAGATCGTCCAGCTGGTGCTCATGGGGGATTTCATTTACCACTACATTCGATGCCTCAGCAAGGGGGTCTCCTTTGACAACCTGCTGAATGAAAATGTGTGA
- a CDS encoding DnaJ domain containing protein (encoded by transcript PVX_082455A) produces the protein MFFIRKRYFGFSHGLGVSGAVKRRLFKEAPNCAFQRRPFSTRNFYEILNVQRSSSKNEIKQAYRKLALKYHPDRNPSNRKESERMFREITEAYETLSDESKKRLYDSQLSGGFCAGSSHANQANHANYANHASGNGGDETNYAFQTRRMTDEEVQKVFRKVFGTMNLNDLFKSNVFGEGNFPPRGMGDDFFANFGAAGSYRSSSDNIKQTNIKREIIPRGNKIIEKTTKIITYRDGVVQQEVTEREISGNSKGA, from the exons atgtttttcattCGCAAGCGGTACTTTGGCTTTTCCCATGGCCTGGGCGTGTCGGGCGCCGTCAAGAGGCGGCTGTTCAAGGAGGCGCCCAACTGCGCCTTCCAGAGGAG ACCCTTCAGCACGAGGAACTTCTACGAAATCCTGAACGTCCAGCGAAGCagcagcaaaaatgaaataaagcaGGCGTACCGAAAGCTGGCCCTCAAGTACCACCCAGACAGGAACCCAAGCAATCGAAAGGAGTCCGAGAGGATGTTCAGAGAAATAACGGAAGCGTATGAGACGCTGAGTGACGAAAGTAAAAAGCGGCTGTATGATAGTCAGCTGAGTGGCGGCTTCTGTGCCGGCAGCAGCCACGCAAACCAGGCTAACCACGCCAACTACGCCAACCATGCCAGCGGGAACGGCGGTGACGAAACGAATTACGCCTTCCAAACGAGGAGGATGACCGATGAGGAAGTTCAGAAGGTCTTCAGGAAGGTCTTCGGCACGATGAACCTCAATGATCTTTTCAAGTCAAACGTGTTTGGCGAG GGCAACTTCCCCCCCAGAGGGATGGGGGACGACTTCTTCGCCAATTTCGGAGCAGCGG GATCCTACCGGAGCAGCAGTGACAACATAAAAC AGACGAACATCAAAAGGGAGATCATCCcgaggggaaacaaaatcATCGAGAAGACGACGAAGATAATTACCTACCGTGACGGCGTCGTCCAGCAGGAGGTCACGGAGCGGGAGATAAGCGGCAACAGCAAAGGTGCATGA
- a CDS encoding hypothetical protein, conserved (encoded by transcript PVX_082450A; Apicoplast targeted protein. Curated by Stuart Ralph, Walter and Eliza Hall Institute of Medical Research, Australia.) has product MLKGRYLPTGGATLLFAITTLLLSMCNVKILILSEGRSFKRYYHPAVGSSLLSPLRHPCERAFEGRRRGAELRGGRTPLLKIPAVHPPRGRKEVSLRNVKWSALPSGSILPDWKEGVKKIVSTWGVLLRANREESAEVHPLKNCRWEITTFNFLLQKRTSFLLHIHDNGMVKTSDHLQGTWFYSNYHLTWSVDLADRRVYYTAELLWNGEKSKLVKGIIYEERKRRRFFLPAYFFRKILGSFEGRVSVA; this is encoded by the exons ATGCTCAAGGGGAGGTACCTCCCGACCGGGGGGGCGACCCTCCTCTTCGCCATAACGACACTCCTTCTGAGCATGTGCAACGTCAAAATACTCATCTTATCGGAGGGGAGAAGCTTCAAGAGGTACTACCACCCAGCAGTTGGTTCGTCTCTCCTCAGCCCGTTGCGGCATCCGTGTGAACGTGCGTTTGAAGGTAGACGTAGAGGTGCGGAATTGAGAGGGGGACGCACCCCCTTGTTAAAAATCCCAGCGGTTCATCCTCCCaggggaaggaaagaagTCTCCCTCAGAAACGTAAAGTGGTCCGCTCTACCAAGCGGATCCATTTTGCCAGACTGGAAGGAAGGCGTGAAAAAGATTGTGAGCACGTGGGGGGTGCTCCTTCGGGCAAACAGAGAGGAGAGCGCAGAGGTGCACCCCCTGAAGAACTGCCGGTGGGAAATCACCACCTTCAATTTTCTTCTGCAAAAGAGGACCTCCTTCTTGCTTCATATACACGACAATGGGATGGTAAAAACGTCCGACCATTTGCAAGGCACGTGGTTTTACAGCAACTATCACTTGACGTGGAGCGTGGATCTTGCGGACCGGCGTGTCTACTACACGGCGGAG CTGCTCTGGAACGGAGAGAAGAGCAAACTGGTCAAGGGCATCATCTATGAGGAGAGGAAACGCCGGCGCTTCTTCCTGCCCGCGTATTTTTTTCGGAAAATCCTCGGCTCCTTCGAGGGGCGCGTCTCCGTGGCGTAG
- a CDS encoding hypothetical protein, conserved (encoded by transcript PVX_082445A), translating into MSSPFTTRLGSSSAPPLRARKIDQKEIKRRKNYQYALKHKYDRSGRRIKDINKEKKSLKKKKLFDYEGFKVDRIFACLSEEDMQELRDEELKRKSGEILHNNKYIDTYGVESETDLDDV; encoded by the coding sequence ATGAGTAGTCCCTTCACCACTCGGCTTGGCTCCTCGTcggccccccccctgcgggCGCGCAAAATCGACCAGAAGGAAATCAAGCGGAGGAAGAACTACCAGTACGCCCTAAAGCACAAATACGACAGAAGCGGAAGGAGGATAAAGGACAttaacaaagaaaaaaaatctttaaaaaagaaaaagctgTTTGACTACGAGGGCTTTAAGGTAGATCGGATCTTTGCCTGCCTCAGTGAGGAGGACATGCAGGAGCTACGCGATGAGGAGTTGAAGCGAAAGTCGGGGGAGATTCTACATAACAATAAGTACATCGACACGTATGGGGTGGAGTCAGAGACGGACCTGGACGACGTGTGA
- a CDS encoding hypothetical protein, conserved (encoded by transcript PVX_082440A), with amino-acid sequence MPISHHEGCGCKHADEVLRGGEFLLRYMDVEKVTALNEQVPGSCKKILKRYDDRLSPANCESDADHELIINIPFTSPCKIVSLFLIGGEEGSYPKKVKIYANREDIDFENVHDFKCVQELDLSEDYHAAVEYPLKVTSLFNVTHLTLYFCENYGAETTKIFYIGLKGVGTNYTRKAVEAVYEASPNLSDHKVKGAASKMNFSFDAF; translated from the exons ATGCCCATTTCGCACCACGAGGGATGCGGGTGCAAGCACGCCGACGAGGTGCTGAGGGGTGGCGAGTTCCTGCTCAGGTATATGGACGTCGAGAAGGTCACAGCCCTGAACGAGCAG GTCCCCGGATCGTGCAAGAAGATCCTGAAGCGTTATGACGACCGACTCTCCCCCGCCAACTGCGAGAGCGACGCGGACCATGAGTTG ATTATTAACATTCCTTTTACTAGTCCGTGCAAG ATCGTCAGCCTGTTCCTCATCGGAGGGGAGGAAGGAAGCTACCCCAAGAAGGTGAAGATTTACGCCAACCGGGAGGACATCGACTTTGAGAA CGTTCACGACTTCAAGTGTGTGCAGGAGCTGGACCTCTCGGAGGACTACCACGCGGCGGTGGAGTACCCGCTGAAG gtgaCCTCCCTGTTCAACGTGACCCACCTGACTCTCTACTTTTGCGAAAACTACGGAGCGGAAACgaccaaaatattttacatag GCCTCAAGGGCGTAGGGACGAACTACACGAGGAAGGCCGTCGAAGCG GTCTACGAAGCGTCCCCGAACCTGTCCGACCACAAGGTGAAGGGCGCAGCAAGCAAGATGAACTTCTCCTTCGACGCGTTTTAG
- a CDS encoding hypothetical protein, conserved (encoded by transcript PVX_082435A): MNKSIGAKIPRSWNNRAWGNLPQSRYVSTNFEYSPSSTIARFKAIPITDRDSTKWQKSPHLGETQQTFPDSNQAFFELIKKSAKDKKQKNDLSLWNKYCREVKMRVNERNITPRMITTFFTFLSQTDYKNDRLISEVLNRCIFRLGEFDLVHMCALLNALGRMRFRSAYFLYEARKKLLGEGGAYFERHSPHYVCLLLNSLVRLGNLGSSDGGSGGSDPVAGEEGSSDAIPGEDRSGDDGSPERQLLPRMVERIQHRRAEEYSLVGLSLLLHNVSKLGLHQYYHLFTRFEEHIVKVKNDWNIIQVVNLLTAYGKTSRLSLPLLNELLHCPALQGGKNNRNCCVHHLARLLNVSLSFVLHGKERRVPPGESDSLRQIGKQCVHLFRQMYRQMDTCRGKDLPLVCLMLSRNKGLIIRRKEQSDTGDSPYLIFSPPKSTLNNLFAKITTGVKIHINRYNHVQLSTVLYCYASYDILDRTLFYLIKVRCLKTFSSFGQKSFSFLFSAFKRMNVEDGVFETSCLNKMAQLGHFSCVQSFGLALSAYASVRGERQREDLSRLVLWNFSKVVPSVDASKGASLNVDASRGAPLSIATSNVAAPNLGEQISRLTSLLAKVSKFPRAEALDLLASRYPNYEHTLSTANCTSLLTSVATLCASLTEKEDKPSWRGYYHFVNSLTEKILADSNLYRRKDLLVSFLHGGGKTFPSFVKCTRVDERKMFYFAKILRTLLPHVYPFIGAMDMGEVAVLVEGLSKENYSREAMAAVGSASGVRLDELGAAVLRRVKRLLRGEATEEEADENAPNIRIASAATVWKGLLSLGVHDGEVFQLMVQRCILCSPCLSSLTSLSQAINYVCVYSSTSEPTLGKRHVGLLRFLLNVAHRLMVNEGVVHHNCNDSCNDKCNYSCGEEGLLSEENLGRFTSEPLWGKALTGLCEAVMMILPHVCNVGGEEPAEWSHPSDSHLQSIAFRPLGSPPLLHFYLTILKMTEQVRRKKKNHHPPFRRDELSDVVEQIRQCALGMQMRSAYVELPLFTVLVLGGAASS; this comes from the coding sequence ATGAACAAGTCGATTGGGGCAAAAATCCCCCGCTCTTGGAACAACAGGGCCTGGGGAAACCTCCCCCAAAGTAGGTATGTCTCAACCAACTTTGAGTACAGCCCCTCCAGTACCATCGCCCGATTTAAGGCCATCCCCATAACCGATAGGGATTCTACAAAATGGCAGAAATCGCCTCACCTTGGGGAGACACAACAGACATTCCCAGATAGCAACCAGGCATTTTTCGagctaattaaaaaaagcgcaaaagataaaaaacaaaagaatgATCTCTCTCTTTGGAACAAGTATTGCAGAGAGGTAAAAATGAGAGTGAACGAAAGGAACATTACCCCCCGGATGATTACGACCTTTTTTACGTTCCTTTCACAGAcggattataaaaatgaccGCCTGATTAGTGAGGTGCTAAATCGGTGCATTTTTCGGCTGGGCGAATTTGACCTcgtgcacatgtgtgcctTGCTGAACGCGCTGGGGCGGATGCGCTTCCGGAGCGCCTACTTTTTGTACGAGGCGCGGAAGAAGTTGCTGGGCGAGGGGGGCGCCTACTTTGAGCGCCATTCGCCTCACTACGTGTGTCTCTTGCTGAACAGCCTGGTAAGGCTGGGCAATCTGGGCAGCAGCGATGGTGGCAGTGGTGGTAGCGATCCCGTTGCGGGTGAAGAGGGGAGTAGCGACGCCATCCCCGGTGAAGATCGCAGCGGTGATGATGGCTCCCCCGAGCGGCAGCTCCTGCCGCGCATGGTTGAGCGAATCCAGCACAGGCGCGCGGAGGAGTACAGCCTGGTGGGGCTGAGCCTCCTCCTGCACAACGTCTCCAAGCTGGGCCTCCACCAGTACTACCACCTCTTCACTcgatttgaagagcacaTCGTGAAGGTAAAGAACGACTGGAACATCATCCAGGTGGTGAACCTACTAACCGCGTATGGCAAGACGTCTCGCTTAAGTTTGCCGCTTCTGAACGAACTTTTACATTGCCCTGCACTCCAAGGTGGGAAAAACAACCGAAACTGCTGCGTTCATCATTTGGCGAGACTACTAAACGTGTCCCTTTCGTTTGTGCTGCATGGAAAGGAGAGGAGAGTACCACCAGGGGAAAGCGACTCGTTACGTCAGATTGGTAAACAGTGCGTTCATCTGTTTCGCCAAATGTACAGACAGATGGACACGTGTAGGGGGAAGGACCTGCCTTTGGTATGCCTGATGTTAAGCAGAAATAAAGGACTCATCATTCGAAGGAAGGAACAGAGTGACACTGGGGATTCCCCCTATTTGATCTTCTCCCCTCCAAAGAGTACCCTCAATAAcctgtttgcaaaaataacaacTGGGGTGAAGATACACATTAACAGGTACAACCATGTGCAGCTATCCACCGTCCTTTACTGCTACGCGAGTTACGACATCTTAGATAGGACCCTTTTTTACCTGATCAAGGTCAGGTgcttaaaaacattttcatccTTTGGGCAGAAgtccttttccttcctcttcagcgCATTTAAACGTATGAACGTGGAGGATGGCGTCTTCGAAACGTCTTGCCTAAATAAGATGGCCCAGCTGGGCCACTTTAGCTGCGTGCAAAGCTTTGGGTTGGCCCTCTCGGCGTACGCCTCCgtgcggggggagcggcagcgGGAGGACCTTTCCCGTTTGGTCCTTTGGAACTTCAGCAAAGTTGTCCCCAGTGTAGATGCTTCCAAGGGGGCGTCCCTTAACGTCGATGCATCCAGGGGGGCACCCCTCAGCATCGCCACTTCCAACGTGGCTGCCCCCAACCTGGGCGAGCAGATCAGCCGGCTGACGAGCCTCCTCGCCAAGGTGAGCAAATTCCCCCGCGCGGAGGCGCTGGACCTCCTGGCGAGTCGCTACCCAAATTACGAGCACACCCTGTCAACGGCCAACTGCACAAGTCTCCTCACGTCAGTGGCCACCCTGTGTGCCAGTCtaacagaaaaggaagacaAGCCCTCCTGGAGGGGCTACTACCACTTTGTAAATTCCCTAACGGAAAAGATCCTTGCAGATAGCAATTTGTACAGACGCAAAGATCTCTTAGTAAGCTTCCTACACGGCGGAGGGAAAACCTTCCCCTCTTTCGTCAAATGCACCAGAGTGGACGagagaaaaatgttttattttgcgaAGATTCTTAGAACTCTTTTGCCGCATGTGTATCCTTTCATTGGAGCAATGGACATGGGGGAAGTGGCCGTGCTGGTGGAGGGCCTCAGCAAGGAGAACTACTCCCGGGAGGCCATGGCCGCCGTGGGCTCGGCGAGTGGCGTGCGGCTGGACGAGCTCGGGGCGGCGGTGCTCCGCAGGGTGAAGCGGCTGCTGCGCGGGGAAGCAACCGAGGAAGAGGCAGATGAGAACGCGCCCAACATACGAATCGCCAGCGCAGCCACCGTGTGGAAGGGGTTGCTGAGTCTGGGAGTTCACGACGGGGAGGTCTTCCAGCTGATGGTTCAGCGGTGCATCCTCTGCTCGCCATGCCTGTCGTCCCTCACGTCTTTGTCTCAAGCGATAAACTACGTGTGCGTGTACAGCTCAACCAGTGAGCCCACTttggggaagcggcacgtGGGGTTGCTGCGCTTTTTGCTTAACGTTGCACACAGGCTGATGGTCAACGAGGGGGTGGTTCATCACAACTGCAATGACAGCTGCAATGACAAGTGCAATTACAGCTGCGGAGAGGAAGGCCTCCTCTCCGAAGAGAACTTAGGCAGATTTACCAGTGAGCCTCTTTGGGGGAAGGCCCTCACAGGGCTATGCGAAGCCGTTATGATGATCCTGCCCCATGTGTGCAACgtagggggggaggaacctGCGGAGTGGTCCCACCCTTCGGACAGCCACCTTCAATCCATTGCATTTCGACCGTTGGGCAGCCCTCCTTTGTTgcatttttacctgaccattttgaaaatgactgaacaagtcaggcgaaaaaaaaaaaatcaccatCCCCCATTTCGCAGAGACGAGTTAAGTGACGTGGTGGAACAGATACGTCAGTGCGCGTTGGGCATGCAGATGCGCAGCGCGTACGTGGAGCTTCCCCTCTTCACCGTGCTGGTGTTGGGTGGCGCAGCATCTTCTTAG
- a CDS encoding hypothetical protein, conserved (encoded by transcript PVX_082430A) — protein MKLLQFPWARHDALLSHALMLASLVAAFFLTENFVKRKNNLFSVEVSSRVCDFLRKNFYKVESLYICGGSVAQRDFFHNDWRSVREGLARQGEKNDKKQGRGAWGSHEESQTGSQTDRQTDRQTDRQTDRHTDRLADRLSDRLSNRHTDFTVDTNNPALNEHILAKARLIFNKLDSNSNSAIDLNEFKRNVSILSKMRSISEKLLSYLFDLFDVNKDQRIDYVEFLSLNSYDFNYVKLIQILFDEENQVEGAAIGNYLEIYFSEFLGNVAEEVAEDAAGDAANDVANDVANDVGEDADEYFFTRRDELVQSLVKNFLKNEKKKWDTNDDGKLQLEEFQDFQLCLLLQIDHLANFLQLDLNLDGRIDLPELLFYISHDGAAYRKLRAFLRGGGGSGSGSGSSGGSGSRSSGGSEREALFKYIREDLHVDSSLVLNLQFLFSSFDVNGDLLLDLEEYKDQMSTFTVLDAAPEIVFSS, from the coding sequence ATGAAGCTTTTGCAGTTCCCTTGGGCTCGACACGATGCCCTCCTGTCGCACGCCCTGATGCTCGCTTCCCTCGtggcagcattttttttaaccgaaAATTTTGTAAAGCGCAAAAATAACCTTTTCTCTGTGGAAGTGTCCAGCAGGGTGTGCGACTTTCTCcgcaaaaatttttacaaagtggAGTCGCTCTATATATGCGGCGGTTCTGTCGCGCAGAGggatttttttcacaatgaCTGGAGGAGTGTGCGGGAGGGCCTTGCGCgccagggggagaagaatgATAAGAAGCAGGGGAGGGGCGCGTGGGGCAGTCACGAAGAAAGCCAAACAGGTAGCCAAACAGATCGCCAAACAGATCGCCAAACAGATCGCCAAACAGATCGCCACACTGACCGCTTGGCAGACCGCCTCTCTGACCGCCTCTCCAACCGGCACACCGACTTCACCGTCGACACGAACAACCCCGCGCTGAACGAGCACATCCTGGCCAAGGCCCGCCTGATATTTAACAAACTGgacagcaacagcaacagcgcCATAGACCTGAACGAGTTCAAAAGGAACGTGAGCATactttccaaaatgaggaGCATCAGTGAGAAGCTGCTGAGCTACCTATTCGACCTCTTCGACGTAAACAAGGACCAAAGAATTGACTACGTGGAGTTCCTGTCCCTAAATTCCTACGACTTTAACTACGTCAAGCTCATTCAAATTCTTTTTGATGAGGAGAACCAAGTGGAGGGGGCTGCCATTGGCAACTACCTGGAGATTTACTTCTCCGAGTTTCTGGGCAACGTGGCGGAGGAGGTGGCGGAAGATGCGGCGGGAGATGCGGCGAACGACGTGGCGAACGACGTGGCGAACGACGTAGGGGAAGATGCAGACGAGTACTTCTTCACACGAAGGGATGAGCTCGTTCAATCCTTGgtgaaaaactttttaaaaaatgaaaaaaaaaagtgggacaCAAATGACGATGGGAAGTTGCAGCTTGAGGAGTTCCAAGACTTCCAGCTGTGCCTCCTCCTGCAGATCGACCACTTGGCCAACTTCCTCCAGCTGGACTTGAATTTGGACGGCCGCATCGACCTGCCGGAGTTGCTCTTCTATATCAGCCACGATGGGGCGGCGTACCGAAAGTTGCGTGCCTTCCTGCGGGGCGGTGGCGGTAGTGGTAGCGGTAGCGGTAGCAGTGGTGGCAGTGGCAGTCGTAGCAGTGGTGGCAGCGAGCGGGAGGCCCTGTTCAAATACATCCGGGAGGACCTCCACGTGGACTCCTCGCTCGTCCTCAACCTGCAGTTCCTGTTCTCCTCGTTCGACGTCAACGGTGACCTCCTCCTCGACTTGGAGGAGTACAAGGATCAGATGAGCACCTTCACCGTGCTGGACGCGGCCCCCGAGATCGTCTTCTCGAGCTAG
- a CDS encoding hypothetical protein (encoded by transcript PVX_082425A) has product MGFLINDEKQNEVIKTSPAEANREEPTSDIHLGECNNGKKNGEQCAGGNGLVALSGGDTPEREGPAEGSEGYLLANHSSEKEERCDGTPIDILATEEATTNWGGNGGSEREALVGPTEVSDPAGGEGEHSAAQSTDLTEPRVSPPTQQPPCDNGSDVNQPKGQPDSLEPTGEGEMQNFRSGNGDLIDTHDGGVSSAHQGSHSGDACTSVLSLHGPSEQGESRPSDDPNVLISTIEQQKSSFSFQSVLKNPNERAVLTQDGGGSESIPTTNVQASICTADGSASCGGEPGVTVGSPPLESNPLECNGASGMAAEGVGKVNCANGEVSNQGEVPVGVAAPTDGGVTSHPNGGVTGHPNGGVTGHPNGGVTGHPNGEATGHPNGGDPPRRKHPRAAERKTPSCANSDDGDESNQIIKKKIKKRIDENDHLFHAINQFMKEGLKNECIPLFERLQQNLFFLVMLANIPNENFDELESSSSDY; this is encoded by the coding sequence ATGGGATTCTTAATTAAcgatgaaaaacaaaatgaagtgatTAAAACGAGTCCCGCAGAAGCAAATCGTGAGGAGCCCACAAGTGACATTCATTTGGGTGAATGTAACAacgggaagaaaaatggcgAGCAGTGCGCAGGTGGAAATGGACTCGTTGCATTGAGTGGTGGTGACACCCCAGAGAGGGAGGGACCCGCTGAGGGGAGCGAAGGCTACCTCTTGGCTAACCACAGCAGTGAGAAAGAAGAACGATGTGATGGCACCCCGATTGACATTTTAGCAACGGAAGAGGCGACTACTAACTGGGGTGGCAACGGGGGCAGCGAGCGGGAGGCGCTTGTGGGCCCGACCGAGGTGAGTGACCCTGCGGGAGGAGAGGGGGAGCACTCGGCAGCTCAATCGACGGATCTAACAGAACCGCGTGTCTCGCCGCCCACCCAGCAACCCCCATGCGACAACGGAAGTGACGTTAACCAACCGAAGGGGCAGCCGGACAGTTTAGAGCCAACTGGTGAAGgagaaatgcaaaattttaGAAGCGGGAACGGAGACCTAATAGATACCCATGATGGAGGTGTTAGCTCCGCCCACCAAGGCAGCCACAGTGGTGACGCATGCACCAGTGTGCTCTCCTTACATGGACCAAGTGAACAAGGAGAGTCCCGACCGAGTGACGACCCAAATGTGTTAATCAGTACCATCGAGCAGCAGAAGAGTAGCTTCTCATTTCAGtcagttttaaaaaatcccAACGAACGTGCCGTTTTGACGCAGgatgggggaggaagcgaaaGTATCCCCACGACTAACGTGCAGGCGTCGATTTGTACTGCAGATGGGAGTGCATCATGTGGGGGGGAACCAGGAGTGACTGTGGGGTCACCCCCCCTGGAGAGTAATCCGCTAGAGTGTAACGGGGCAAGTGGAATGGCCGCCGAAGGGGTGGGGAAAGTGAACTGTGCAAATGGGGAGGTCTCCAATCAGGGGGAGGTACCAGTAGGTGTGGCGGCACCGACGGATGGAGGAGTGACTAGCCACCCCAATGGAGGAGTGACAGGCCACCCCAATGGAGGAGTGACAGGCCACCCCAATGGAGGAGTGACAGGCCACCCCAATGGAGAAGCGACTGGCCACCCCAACGGAGGAGACCCCCCGCGGAGAAAGCACCCGCGCGCGGCTGAGCGGAAGACCCCCAGCTGTGCCAACTCGGATGACGGAGATGAGTCTAaccaaattataaaaaaaaaaataaaaaaaagaattgacGAAAACGATCACCTTTTTCATGCCATCAATCAGTTCATGAAAGAGGGACTGAAGAACGAGTGCATCCCCTTGTTCGAGCGGCTACAGCagaatttgttttttttagtaatgCTCGCGAACATCCCGAATGAGAACTTTGACGAGCTGGAGAGCAGTTCTTCCGACTACTag